A genome region from Panthera leo isolate Ple1 chromosome A2, P.leo_Ple1_pat1.1, whole genome shotgun sequence includes the following:
- the KCNH2 gene encoding LOW QUALITY PROTEIN: potassium voltage-gated channel subfamily H member 2 (The sequence of the model RefSeq protein was modified relative to this genomic sequence to represent the inferred CDS: inserted 1 base in 1 codon), with the protein MPVRRGHVAPQNTFLDTIIRKFEGQSRKFIIANARVENCAVIYCNDGFCELCGYSRAEVMQRPCTCDFLHGPRTQRRAAAQIAQALLGAEERKVEIAFYRKDGSCFLCLVDVVPVKNEDGTVIMFILNFEVVMEKDVVGSPAHDTNHRGPPTSWLAPGRAKTFRLKLPALLALTARESSVRPGGGGGGAGAPGAVVVDVDLTPAAPSRESLALDEVTAMDNHVAGLGPAEERRALVGPSSPPACAPDTHPSPRAHSLNPDASGSSCSLARTRSRESCASVRRASSADDIEAMRAGLPPPPRHASTGAMHPLRSGLLNSTSDSDLVRYRTISKIPQITLNFVDLKGDPFLASPTSDREIIAPKIKERTHNVTEKVTQVLSLGADVLPEYKLQAPRIHRWTILHYSPFKAVWDWLILLLVIYTAVFTPYSAAFLLKETEEGSTAPDCGYACQPLAVVDFIVDIMFIVDILINFRTTYVNANEEVVSHPGRIAVHYFKGWFLIDMVAAIPFDLLIFGSGSEELIGLLKTARLLRLVRVARKLDRYSEYGAAVLFLLMCTFALIAHWLACIWYAIGNMEQPHVDSRIGWLHNLGDQIGKPYNSSGLGGPSIKDKYVTALYFTFSSLTSVGFGNVSPNTNSEKIFSICVMLIGSLMYASIFGNVSAIIQRLYSGTARYHTQMLRVREFIRFHQIPNPLRQRLEEYFQHAWSYTNGIDMNAVLKGFPECLQADICLHLNRSLLQHCKPFRAATKGCLRALAMKFKTTHAPPGDTLVHAGDLLTALYFISRGSIEILRGDVVVAILGKNDIFGEPLNLYARPGKSNGDVRALTYCDLHKIHRDDLLEVLDMYPEFSDHFWSSLEITFNLRDTNMIPGSPGSAELEGGFNRQRRRKLSFRRRTDKDPEQPGEVSALGPGRAGAGPSSRGRPGGPWGESPSSGPSSPESSEDEGPGRSSSPLRLVPFSSPRPPGEPPGGEPLTEEGEKSSDTCNPLSGAFSGVSNIFSFWGDSRGRQYQELPRCPAPTPSLLNIPLSSPSRRPRGDVESRLDALQRQLNRLETRLSADMASVLQLLQRQMTLVPPAYSAVTTPGPGPPSTSSLLPVSPIPTVTLDSLSQVSQFMALEEXPPGTPELPQDGPTRRLSLPGQLGALTSQPLHRHGSDPGS; encoded by the exons GGAGCTGCTTCCTGTGCCTGGTGGACGTGGTGCCCGTAAAGAATGAAGATGGAACTGTCATCATGTTTATCCTCAACTTCGAGGTGGTGATGGAAAAGGACGTGGTGGGGTCCCCGGCCCATGACACCAATCACCGTGGACCCCCCACCAGCTGGTTGGCCCCGG GCCGAGCCAAGACCTTCCGCCTGAAGCTGCCCGCGCTGCTGGCCTTGACGGCCCGGGAGTCATCGGTGCGgcccggcggcggcgggggcggcgcgggCGCCCCGGGGGCCGTGGTGGTGGACGTGGACCTGACGCCTGCGGCGCCCAGCCGCGAGTCGCTGGCCCTGGACGAGGTGACGGCCATGGACAACCacgtggcagggctggggccagcGGAGGAGCGGCGCGCGCTGGTGGGCCCCAGCTCACCGCCTGCCTGCGCGCCCGACACGCACCCCTCACCCCGGGCGCACAGCCTCAACCCCGACGCCTCCGGCTCCAGCTGCAGCCTGGCCCGGACGCGCTCCCGGGAGAGCTGCGCCAGCGTGCGCCGCGCCTCCTCCGCTGACGACATCGAGGCCATGCGCGCCGGGCTGCCCCCGCCGCCGCGCCACGCCAGCACCG GGGCCATGCACCCCCTGCGCAGCGGCCTGCTTAACTCCACGTCAGATTCCGACCTCGTGCGCTACCGTACCATTAGCAAGATTCCCCAAATCACCCTCAACTTTGTGGACCTCAAGGGGGACCCCTTCTTGGCTTCGCCCACCAGTGACCGGGAGATCATAGCACCCAAGATAAAGGAGAGGACCCACAATGTCACTGAGAAGGTCACCCAG GTCCTGTCCCTGGGGGCTGATGTGCTGCCAGAGTATAAGCTGCAGGCGCCGCGGATCCACCGCTGGACCATCCTGCACTACAGCCCCTTCAAGGCCGTGTGGGACTGGCTCATCCTGCTGCTGGTTATCTACACGGCCGTCTTCACACCTTACTCGGCCGCCTTCCTGCTGAAGGAGACGGAAGAGGGCTCCACGGCCCCTGACTGTGGCTACGCCTGCCAGCCACTGGCCGTGGTGGACTTCATTGTGGACATCATGTTCATCGTGGACATCCTCATCAACTTCCGCACCACGTACGTGAATGCCAATGAGGAGGTGGTCAGCCATCCCGGCCGCATTGCCGTCCACTACTTCAAGGGCTGGTTCCTCATCGACATGGTGGCCGCCATCCCCTTCGACCTGCTCATCTTTGGCTCTGGCTCTGAGGAG CTGATCGGGCTGCTGAAGACGGCGCGGCTGCTGCGGCTGGTGCGTGTGGCGAGGAAGCTGGACCGCTACTCGGAGTACGGGGCAGCCGTGCTcttcctgctcatgtgcactttCGCGCTCATTGCGCACTGGCTGGCCTGCATCTGGTACGCCATCGGCAACATGGAGCAGCCACACGTGGACTCCCGCATCGGCTGGCTGCACAACCTGGGCGACCAGATCGGCAAGCCCTACAACAGCAGCGGCCTGGGAGGCCCCTCCATCAAGGACAAGTACGTCACGGCCCTCTACTTCACCTTCAGCAGCCTCACCAGCGTGGGCTTCGGCAACGTCTCCCCCAACACCAACTCGGAGAAGATCTTCTCCATCTGTGTCATGCTCATTGGCT ccctcatGTACGCCAGCATCTTCGGCAACGTGTCAGCCATCATCCAGCGGCTGTACTCCGGCACTGCCCGCTACCACACGCAGATGCTACGGGTGCGGGAGTTCATCCGCTTCCACCAAATCCCCAACCCCCTCCGCCAGCGTCTCGAGGAGTATTTCCAGCACGCCTGGTCCTACACCAACGGCATCGATATGAACGCG GTGCTGAAAGGCTTCCCCGAGTGCCTGCAGGCAGACATCTGTCTGCACCTGAACCGCTCGCTGCTACAGCACTGCAAGCCTTTCCGAGCGGCCACCAAGGGCTGCCTGAGGGCCCTGGCCATGAAGTTCAAGACGACACATGCACCGCCAGGGGACACGCTGGTGCATGCTGGGGACCTGCTCACCGCCCTCTACTTCATCTCCCGGGGCTCCATTGAGATCCTGCGGGGCGACGTTGTCGTGGCCATCCTGG GGAAGAATGACATCTTTGGAGAGCCTTTAAACCTGTATGCTCGGCCCGGCAAGTCCAATGGGGACGTGCGGGCCCTCACCTACTGCGACCTGCACAAGATCCACCGGGATGACCTACTGGAGGTGCTCGACATGTACCCCGAGTTCTCGGACCACTTCTGGTCCAGCCTGGAAATCACCTTCAACCTGCGGGAC ACCAACATGATCCCTGGGTCTCCCGGCAGCGCGGAGCTGGAGGGCGGCTTCAACAGGCAACGCAGGCGGAAGCTGTCCTTCCGCCGGCGCACCGACAAGG ACCCGGAACAGCCAGGGGAGGTGTCGGCCttggggccgggccgggcgggggcagGGCCGAGTAGCCGGGGCCGGCCAGGGGGACCGTGGGGGGAGAGCCCATCCAGCGGCCCCTCCAGCCCTGAGAGCAGTGAGGATGAGGGCCCAGGCCGCAGCTCCAGCCCCCTCCGCCTGGTGCCCttctccagccccaggccccccgGAGAGCCGCCGGGTGGGGAGCCGCTGacggaggaaggggagaagagcagtGACACTTGTAACCCGCTGTCAG GCGCCTTCTCAGGAGTGTCCAACATCTTCAGCTTCTGGGGGGACAGTCGGGGCCGCCAGTACCAGGAGCTGCCtcgctgccctgcccccacccccagcctcctgaACATCCCCCTGTCAAGCCCCAGCCGGCGGCCCCGGGGCGACGTGGAGAGCAGGCTGGATGCCCTTCAGAGGCAGCTCAACAG GCTGGAGACCCGGCTGAGTGCAGACATGGCCAGTGTCCTGCAGCTGCTGCAGAGGCAGATGACGCTGGTCCCACCTGCTTACAGTGCTGTGACCaccccggggcccggccccccctccacctcctctctgctGCCCGTCAGCCCCATCCCCACCGTCACCCTGGACTCGCTTTCTCAG GTTTCCCAGTTCATGGCGTTGGAGG CTCCCCCGGGGACCCCAGAGCTCCCCCAAGACGGCCCCACTCGACGCCTCTCCCTGCCGGGCCAGCTGGGGGccctcacctcccagcccctgcaCAGACATGGCTCAGACCCGGGCAGTTAG